A single Oryza brachyantha chromosome 8, ObraRS2, whole genome shotgun sequence DNA region contains:
- the LOC102701749 gene encoding equilibrative nucleotide transporter 1-like, which translates to MAGGEYTPADAEADLLLPPPAGAAEELAPPPPDTLGIAYAIFFTLGTGFLLPWNAFITAVDYFSYLYPGAPVDRVFSVSYMLAGFLALLLIVLCFSKSSAPARINTGLALFTASLLVVPVMDAAYVRGVPRLYAAFDVTVAATVVCGVADALVQGGVVGFAGELPKRYMQAVLAGTAVSGVLVSALRVITKGVYPQDSHGLRKSAILYFVVSIVVMIICIVCYNVAGKLPIVLYYKNIKKRAQKAEEDGGMSGSSWRSTLWSIVGRVKWHGIGIAFIYGITLSIFPGYITEDVHSEALKDWYPIILITAYNVFDLIGKSLPAFYFLENANVAITGSFARLLFYPLFYGCLHGPSFFRTEIPVTILTCLLGLTNGYLTCILISLAPKAVPIQHSETAGIVITLFLVTGLVSGSFVSWFWVI; encoded by the exons atggccggcggcgagtaCACCCCggccgacgcggaggcggacctcctgctcccgccgccggcgggggcggcggaggagctggcccccccgccgccggacaCGCTGGGGATCGCGTACGCCATCTTCTTCACCCTCGGCACCGGCTTCCTCCTCCCGTGGAACGCCTTCATCACCGCCGTCGACTACTTCTCCTACCTCTACCCGGGCGCCCCCGTCGACCGCGTCTTCTCCGTCTCCTACATGCTCGCCGGCTTCCTCGCGCTCCTCCTCATCGTGCTCTGCTTCTCCAAGTCCAGCGCCCCGGCCAGGATCAACACGGGCCTCGCGCTCTTCACGGCCTCGCTCCTCGTCGTCCCCGTCATGGACGCCGCCTACGTCAGGGGGGTGCCCCGCCTGTACGCCGCGTTCGACGTCACCGTTGCTGCCACGGTGGTGTGCGGCGTCGCCGATGCGCTCGTGCAGGGCGGGGTCGTCGGCTTCGCTGGCGAGCTCCCCAAGCGGTACATGCAGGCTGTCCTCGCTGGAACCGCAGTCTCAG GTGTACTTGTCTCGGCATTGAGGGTAATCACCAAAGGAGTATATCCACAAGACAGCCATGGATTAAGGAAGAGCGCAATCCTCTACTTCGTTGTTAGCATTGTTGTCATGATCATCTGCATAGTGTGCTATAATGTGGCCGGCAAGCTTCCTATTGTCTTGTACTACAAGAACATCAAGAAGAGGGCTCAgaaggcagaggaggatggtgGCATGTCTGGATCATCCTGGAGGTCAACCTTGTGGAGCATTGTTGGGAGAGTGAAATGGCATGGGATAGGGATAGCTTTCATCTATGGAATCACTCTCTCCATATTTCCAGGATACATCACAGAGGATGTGCACTCTGAGGCGCTCAAGGACTGGTACCCCATCATACTCATCACTGCCTACAACGTGTTCGATCTTATTGGCAAGTCGCTGCCTGCCTTCTACTTCCTCGAGAATGCCAATGTTGCTATCACGGGGTCATTTGCAAGGCTCCTGTTTTACCCTCTCTTCTATGGCTGCCTCCATGGACCCAGCTTCTTCCGCACCGAGATCCCGGTCACCATCCTGACATGTCTTCTTGGACTCACCAATGGATACCTGACCTGCATCCTTATAAGCCTTGCACCCAAGGCTGTGCCAATTCAACACTCCGAGACAGCCGGTATAGTCATAACGCTGTTCCTTGTCACTGGGCTGGTCTCTGGTTCATTTGTTTCTTGGTTTTGGGTCATTTGA